One genomic segment of Panicum virgatum strain AP13 chromosome 2N, P.virgatum_v5, whole genome shotgun sequence includes these proteins:
- the LOC120659486 gene encoding low molecular mass early light-inducible protein HV90, chloroplastic-like isoform X2 produces MATMVMASAASSLAFAATGASAGRFPARLPAAAGLAPRRRAPLVRAQANKGPEKPAASPGLWDALAFSGPAPERINGRLAMVGFVSALAVEASRGGGLLSQAGSGSGLAWFVATAAVLSVASLVPVLKGESAEARSGGVMSADAELWNGRFAMLGLVALAVTEYITGAPFVNV; encoded by the exons ATGGCGACCATGGTGATGgcctccgccgcgagctccctcgccttcgccgccaccggcgcgaGCGCCGGCCGCTTCCCCGCCCggcttccggcggcggcggggctcgcgccgcgccggcgcgcacCGCTCGTCAGGGCGCAGGCTAATAAGGGTCCTGAGAAGCCGGCAGCGAGCCCGGGGCTCTGGGACGCGCTGGCGTTCAGCGGCCCGGCCCCTGAGCGCATCAACGGGCGGCTCGCCATGGTCGGCTTCGTGtccgcgctcgccgtcgaggCGTCCCGCGGCGGGGGCCTCCTCTCGCAGGCCGGCAGCGGGTCTGGGCTGGCCTGGTTCGTGGCCACGGCCGCCGTGCTCTCCGTGGCGTCGCTGGTGCCGGTCCTCAAGGGGGAGAGCGCCGAGgcccgcagcggcggcgtcatGAGCGCCGACGCCGAGCTCTGGAACGGCCGCTTCGCCATGCTCGGGCTCGTCGCGCTCGCCGTCACCGAGTACATCACCGGCGCGCCCTTCGTCAACGTGTA G
- the LOC120659486 gene encoding low molecular mass early light-inducible protein HV90, chloroplastic-like isoform X3, giving the protein MATMVMASAASSLAFAATGASAGRFPARLPAAAGLAPRRRAPLVRAQANKGPEKPAASPGLWDALAFSGPAPERINGRLAMVGFVSALAVEASRGGGLLSQAGSGSGLAWFVATAAVLSVASLVPVLKGESAEARSGGVMSADAELWNGRFAMLGLVALAVTEYITGAPFVNV; this is encoded by the exons ATGGCGACCATGGTGATGgcctccgccgcgagctccctcgccttcgccgccaccggcgcgaGCGCCGGCCGCTTCCCCGCCCggcttccggcggcggcggggctcgcgccgcgccggcgcgcacCGCTCGTCAGGGCGCAGGCTAATAAGGGTCCTGAGAAGCCGGCAGCGAGCCCGGGGCTCTGGGACGCGCTGGCGTTCAGCGGCCCGGCCCCTGAGCGCATCAACGGGCGGCTCGCCATGGTCGGCTTCGTGtccgcgctcgccgtcgaggCGTCCCGCGGCGGGGGCCTCCTCTCGCAGGCCGGCAGCGGGTCTGGGCTGGCCTGGTTCGTGGCCACGGCCGCCGTGCTCTCCGTGGCGTCGCTGGTGCCGGTCCTCAAGGGGGAGAGCGCCGAGgcccgcagcggcggcgtcatGAGCGCCGACGCCGAGCTCTGGAACGGCCGCTTCGCCATGCTCGGGCTCGTCGCGCTCGCCGTCACCGAGTACATCACCGGCGCGCCCTTCGTCA ACGTGTAG
- the LOC120659486 gene encoding low molecular mass early light-inducible protein HV90, chloroplastic-like isoform X1, translated as MATMVMASAASSLAFAATGASAGRFPARLPAAAGLAPRRRAPLVRAQANKGPEKPAASPGLWDALAFSGPAPERINGRLAMVGFVSALAVEASRGGGLLSQAGSGSGLAWFVATAAVLSVASLVPVLKGESAEARSGGVMSADAELWNGRFAMLGLVALAVTEYITGAPFVNV; from the coding sequence ATGGCGACCATGGTGATGgcctccgccgcgagctccctcgccttcgccgccaccggcgcgaGCGCCGGCCGCTTCCCCGCCCggcttccggcggcggcggggctcgcgccgcgccggcgcgcacCGCTCGTCAGGGCGCAGGCTAATAAGGGTCCTGAGAAGCCGGCAGCGAGCCCGGGGCTCTGGGACGCGCTGGCGTTCAGCGGCCCGGCCCCTGAGCGCATCAACGGGCGGCTCGCCATGGTCGGCTTCGTGtccgcgctcgccgtcgaggCGTCCCGCGGCGGGGGCCTCCTCTCGCAGGCCGGCAGCGGGTCTGGGCTGGCCTGGTTCGTGGCCACGGCCGCCGTGCTCTCCGTGGCGTCGCTGGTGCCGGTCCTCAAGGGGGAGAGCGCCGAGgcccgcagcggcggcgtcatGAGCGCCGACGCCGAGCTCTGGAACGGCCGCTTCGCCATGCTCGGGCTCGTCGCGCTCGCCGTCACCGAGTACATCACCGGCGCGCCCTTCGTCAACGTGTAA
- the LOC120662300 gene encoding receptor-like protein 7 encodes MALDEVHLHTKYTCDMALGRVISLDLCELHLASRRLDPALFNLTSLRNLNLAFSDFNEALLPASGFERLMDMIHLNLSYTYFRGQIPIGIASLKNLVTLDLSRNYDLYFGRPNFQAFMANMSNLKNLYLDELDLSSSGSTWSSILADSVPQLQVLSLSWCSISGSIHPSFSRLHSLTMINLGYNSELTGKVPEFFSELSSLTVLDISGTQFEGQFPTKIFQLKSLRSLDFSDNPMLSVRLTHFPAGNNLETLNLAGTNFSYDMPSSFGNLESLKTLGFNTMGIDDKLSTLISKLPSLDDLQLMGSDLENPVLSWVSNLTQLTHLKLDGYDFSKSVPTWIGKLTRLESLTIRDCSFSVPIPYEIGNLTELAELELWSSDFFEQRMTSWIGNLTKLTSLTIFTCNFSGPIPSTIGNLIQLEELVVWSSNITGETMSRLLSFFSCRQILHLLYDMPCIHR; translated from the exons ATGGCTCTG GATGAAGTACACTTACATACAAAATACACCTGTGACATGGCCCTGGGAAGAGTCATTTCCCTTGACCTCTGTGAGTTGCACCTGGCGAGCAGGCGTCTTGATCCTGCGCTCTTCAACCTCACATCCCTCAGGAACCTCAACCTTGCATTCAGTGACTTCAATGAAGCCTTGCTCCCAGCTTCTGGGTTTGAGCGGCTCATGGATATGATCCACCTCAACCTCTCGTACACCTATTTTAGGGGTCAGATCCCAATTGGAATTGCCAGCCTCAAGAACCTTGTCACCCTTGACTTGTCTCGTAATTATGATTTGTATTTTGGGCGGCCAAATTTCCAAGCCTTCATGGCAAATATGAGCAATCTGAAGAATCTCTATCTTGATGAACTGGATTTATCTAGCAGTGGGTCCACTTGGTCCAGTATTTTAGCAGACTCCGTTCCTCAGCTACAGGTTCTTAGCTTGTCCTGGTGTTCTATATCAGGTTCTATCCACCCTTCATTCTCAAGGCTTCACTCGCTTACGATGATCAACTTGGGATACAATTCTGAACTTACCGGCAAAGTTCCTGAGTTCTTTTCTGAGCTATCTTCCTTGACTGTTTTAGACATATCAGGAACTCAGTTTGAAGGACAGTTTCCCACAAAAATATTCCAGCTAAAAAGTTTGAGGTCTCTTGATTTTTCCGATAACCCCATGCTTTCTGTGAGACTAACACACTTCCCCGCTGGAAATAATTTGGAAACACTAAATCTAGCAGGGACCAATTTCTCTTATGACATGCCGTCCTCGTTTGGCAATCTTGAGTCTCTAAAGACATTGGGGTTTAACACGATGGGCATTGATGACAAACTCTCAACTTTGATATCTAAGCTTCCATCATTAGATGACCTGCAACTCATGGGATCAGATTTGGAGAACCCGGTATTATCTTGGGTCAGCAATCTTACCCAATTGACGCACCTAAAGCTTGATGGTTATGACTTCTCTAAATCAGTTCCCACTTGGATCGGCAAACTGACAAGGTTGGAAAGTTTGACAATACGGGACTGCAGTTTCTCCGTGCCAATACCGTACGAGATTGGAAATCTTACAGAATTGGCAGAGCTGGAGTTATGGAGTTCTGACTTCTTTGAGCAGAGAATGACATCTTGGATAGGCAATCTTACAAAGTTGACTTCTTTGACCATTTTTACTTGCAATTTCTCTGGGCCAATACCATCAACAATTGGGAACTTGATCCAACTTGAGGAGCTGGTGGTCTGGTCTTCTAACATCACTGGTGAGACTATGTCCCGATTACTTTCTTTTTTCAGCTGTAGACAGATCTTACACCTACTTTATGACATGCCATGCATACACCGTTAA
- the LOC120659488 gene encoding putative receptor like protein 25 has translation MMNNCNDVGQILKHHTNSTCKSAINQDSVYQDSVSITYKDSSLIVTKIQTAFKVIDFSNNSFEGSIPGSIGGLVSLHELNMSHNNFTGQIPSQLGNLTRLESIDLSCNCLSGEIPPEFTSLTSLSWLNLSHNNLTGTIPQGNQFLTFPSSSFEGNAGLCGIQLSKQFDNPGPDSTTRSTSAPEPNTLWHDRFDAIIFFLFAGLGFGMGFALAIIFRSFYHIEGWLCMHMY, from the coding sequence ATGATGAATAACTGCAACGATGTGGGGCAAATATTAAAGCATCATACAAATTCAACATGTAAATCAGCAATCAATCAAGATTCAGTCTATCAAGATAGTGTCAGTATCACATACAAAGATAGCTCTTTAATTGTCACCAAAATTCAAACTGCTTTCAAAGTAATTGATTTCTCAAACAACTCATTTGAGGGTTCCATCCCGGGTTCAATTGGAGGGCTTGTTTCACTACACGAACTTAACATGTCGCACAATAACTTCACAGGACAAATTCCATCACAACTCGGTAATTTAACGAGGCTGGAATCAATCGATCTCTCTTGCAACTGTCTCTCGGGAGAAATTCCACCGGAGTTTACCTCTCTAACTTCTCTTTCCTGGCTGAACCTTTCCCACAACAACTTGACAGGAACAATACCACAGGGAAACCAATTCTTGACATTTCCTAGCAGCTCGTTTGAAGGCAATGCTGGCCTATGTGGAATTCAGCTTTCTAAGCAATTTGACAATCCAGGTCCAGATTCAACCACCCGAAGCACATCGGCTCCAGAACCCAATACTTTGTGGCATGACAGATTTGATGCCATTATTTTCTTCCTCTTTGCTGGCTTGGGTTTTGGCATGGGTTTTGCATTGGCAATTATATTCAGATCCTTTTACCACATAGAAGGATGGCTTTGCATGCATATGTATTAG